AAAAGACCTTGCACAAGCTTCGAAATGGACTGCTCCCCAAAGTGTAGACAAGAAAATAAAAGCCTATCGTAGAATTACTTGTTTTTACATGGCCTTACTCCGTATCTCATAAGGAGTAAGGCCATTTTTTAAATTGATTCGTTCATAGTTATAGAATGATACATATTCAGCAACAATCTCCGATAAAAATTCCCGATTGGGAAAGGTCATGCGATTTAAACATTCCGCTTTCAATGTACCGAAGAAGTTCTCCATGGATGAATTATCGTAAGGGCAACCTCTATTAGACATTGATGGTTGAAAGTGGTATTCTTTGCTTAGGTTGTAATATGCGCTTGAGGTATACTGCGACCCTTGGTCACTGTGGAGTGCTAGTCCATCAGTGGCCTTTTCATTTTTTAATGCATCCTGAATTGTATCGGTTACTAGAGAAACAGTCATATCATTTCCTATGCGATAGTTCAGCACCATTTTTCCACATAAATCGATAACTGCACACATATAAGCCATTCCCTGCGCTGTAGGGATATAGGTGATATCCGTCGCCCAGAAACAGTTTGGTTTTTCTTGATAAAACTGCCGTTGCAACAGATTTTCGTAGCGATGAATTGCCTGTTTGTAATAAGTATAAGGACGTGCACGGCGAATCTGCGCTAAAACATCCAGCTTCCGCATAATACGCAAGACCGGTTTAGCGTTCAAAATTCGCCCGGTTTGTTGCTGAATCCAGAGCCGAACCCGGCGATATCCATAAGTAAAGTTGCATTGCTGCTGACAAGCCATAACCTGCTTTTTGAGCCAAGCATCTTGATCTGGATCGTAAATCCGTTTTCGCCAAGCATAATAACCGCTACGTGTTATTTCTAAGATGCGACAAAGCGACTGCACCGGATACTTGTTTCTCAATCGCTCGACCACACGGTATTTTGCTCTCACATCCTTCCAACTTCTAATAGAAAATTTCGCAAAACTTCTATTTGCATACGAAGCTCAATCAGCTCATTGTTGCGAAACACCTCAGCATCTTGGGAGTCTTTGACAGGTCGTCCTTTTTTACGTACAACATATCCTTTTGCAATAAGGTTCCTTTTCCGTTTATGTCGATAAAGAAGATTTTTTATTTGTGTGAAGGTTAGGGGGTATGTTTCTGAGATTTGGCGGTATGTTTCGCCCGCAGATCTGCGGCGAAATACCTCGGCTGCTATAGTTTCTACTTTGGTATATTTTCTAGACATAGCAAGACCTCCTGTTGTAATTTTCATTCTACAACAGGAGGTCTTTTATTTCACTGTCCTGATTTTGGGATGCAGTCCAAAAAGCTCTAATGCAAGGCCTTTTTGTTTATGTCGGCAGGCTAAGTGATTTTGGCCTTTGGAGAAAAAACGACTGTGCCCCGAGACATATTAATTATTCAAATTCAATTGTTGCTGGCGGTTTCCCTGTGCAATCATAAAGCACACGGTTAACGCCTTTTACTTCATTTACAATACGGCTGGTAACAATCGCAAGTACTTCCCACGGAAGCTGCGCGCTTTCAGCTGTCATAAAATCAGATGTCATAACAGCACGAAGAGCAATCGCATAATCATACGTACGGCCATCGCCCATAACACCAACCGAACGCATATTGGTGAGCGCTGCAAAATACTGTCCCAGATCTTTCGCTACTCCGGCTTTTGCTACTTCTTCACGGTAAATAGCATCCGCATCCTGAACGATCTGTACTTTTTCTTCTGTCACTTCACCGATGATACGAATACCAAGTCCCGGACCTGGGAACGGCTGACGGCTGACAAGATATTCCGGAATCTGTAATTCCCGACCAGCTTTTCTTACTTCATCTTTAAATAACAGGCGCAGCGGTTCTACGATTTCTTTGAAATCGACATAATCAGGCAGACCGCCTACATTATGATGGGATTTGATAACCGCCGATTTACCCAGACCACTTTCGATAACGTCCGGATAGATGGTTCCCTGTACGAGGAAATCCACTTTGCCAATTTTTTTAGCTTCATCTTCGAATACACGAATGAATTCTTCGCCAATAATTTTACGCTTTGTTTCCGGATCAGTAACACCCTTGAGTTTTGCATAGAAACGCTCTTTAACATTTACGCGAATGAAGTTCAGATCATAATGACCATCCGGGCCAAATATAGCTTCTACTTCATCGCCTTCATTTTTTCTCAGTAAGCCATGATCAACAAATACACAGGTCAATTGTTTGCCGACAGCTTTTGACAGCAATACAGCAGCAACAGAGGAGTCAACCCCGCCCGACAATGCGCAGAGAACTTTTCCGCCGCCAATCTTCTGGCGAAGCTTCTGAATTGTCGCTTCTACGAAGGAATCCATTTTCCAATCGCCATTGCATTCACATACATTGAAAATAAAGTTATGAAGCATTTTCATACCTTCAACTGTATGCATAACTTCCGGATGGAACTGTACAGCATAGAGTTTTTCGGCTTCATTTTCCATCGCTGCCACCGGACATACAGGTGTAGAGGCTGTAACCTTAAAGGATGCCGGAGCTTCGGCAATATAATCCGTATGACTCATCCAGCAAATCGTTTCCTTGGAAACCCCTGCAAAGATTTTAGAGCTTTCGTCTTTAATGCTGACTTCCGTTTTGCCATATTCGCTGACAGGAGCTGTTGCAACCTTGCCGCCCAGTAAATGTGCCATAAGCTGTGAGCCGTAGCAAATTCCCAAAACCGGAATTCCCAGCTTTAAAATGTCTGCACTGCATACGGCAGAATCCTTTTCATACACACTATTCGGGCCGCCGGTAAAAATAATCCCCTTCGGCTGCATTTTTTTTATCTCTTCAATGCTCATCGTATACGGAAAAACTTCGCAATATACGTTGCACTCTCTGACGCGTCTGGCAATCAGCTGGTTGTACTGCCCGCCAAAGTCCATAACCAAAACCAATTCATTTTGTTTGGCATTCATGAACAAGAACCCCCTTTTCTATATGAAGAAAATTAAACCACACCCGAGGCTACTTGTAAATACCCTTTAAGAGCGTTTCTTTACGCAAACTGGCGCATTCACACTCTCCTACAGCCCGTAAATGACGGATAGTGTCAAGAAGAATGCGGCTGAGCATGGGGGCGTCATCATAAAAAATATCTTGTAAATCTTTGTGCGACCAGTTTTTCACAACTCCTTCGCCGTAGTTAACGACAAAGTACAACCCTGCAAAACAGGCGCCAATTTCCCTCGCCAGATATACTTCCGGACAAATGCTCTGGCCAACGATATCGGCATGCCCCTTGAGCATAGCGATTTCCGCCGGACTTTCAAAATGCCGTCCGTCTGTAACCGCATATATTCCTCTGCTGAAAATGCGGCCCAAGTAGTGCTCTTTAGCCGTTTCCACCAGCACTTCCCGCATTTCCGGACAGATAGCATCACGCATTACCAGCAGGTAATGTCCCTCGAGGCCGACGTCCTTGCGCATGGACTGATCTAAATAATCATGGGGAATGACAATGTCCCGGGGATCCAGGAGATGATTGACTGTACCAACACCGCCTTCCCCTAGAATGCGACGTACGCCTGCCTCGCGGAGCACCCAGAAAATCTGCCTAGAAGCGTCGGCGCGGCTGACCTGCCGGCCCCAGCCATGCATTTTGCAAGTTAACACCGGCTTTTCATCTACCGTAAACAGCCGAAACGGCGGACTTTCACCATAAGGCGTTTCAAAAACCAGTTGGTCTTCCAAAAGAACAACCCCTGGATCATCCGCCCCTAAGGGAAAATCACTGGACAGCGTGCCTGAACCGCCTATGACTGCAAAATCAGCCTGAACCGTTACTTTCATGCTCCCACCTCACCGTCAAAACGTTTGATAATTTCATATACCGTATTGCGCTGCGCTGGTCTTCGCCCAGCTTGTCGAATCAGACGTACCATAGACTCCACATTCATTGCATGCGATGTACCCGCCGCCTTAACAACATTTTCCTCCAACATGACACTGCCCAAATCATTAGCGCCAAACGCAAGGGTCAGCTGCCCAATTTCCTTGCCCTGGGTCACCCAAGAGCCTTGCACCGTGTGAATGTTATCCAGATACAGCCGCGCCACCGCCAGCGTACGCAAGTATTCCCATGAAGAGATCTTTTCGCCCCCCAGTTCATTATTCCCTGGTTGGTATGTCCAGAGAATAAACGCCCGGAAGCCGCCGGTTTCCTCTTGCAAGCGTTTGATTTTATCCAAATGCTCCAGCCGCTGCGCTCGGCTTTCCCCCATACCAATCACCATGGTGGCTGTCGTGCCAAAGCCCAAAAGCTGTGCCTGACGCATTACGTCCAGCCATTCGCCGCTGGAAATTTTTTTAGGACTGACGCGTTGGCGAATCTCATCCACTAAGATTTCCGCGCCACCTCCTGGCAGCGAATCCAATCCAGCCTCCCGTAACTGCCGCAGCACTTCCGGTATTGAAAGACCGCTTTGCCTGGAAAAATAAAGAATCTCCGTCGGCGAAAACGAATGAATCACGATATTATAGCGCGCCTTAATGGCTCGTACCAAATCCAAATACCAAGAAAAAGGCAAATCCGGATGCAGCCCCCCTTGCATGAGAATTTGCGTGCCGCCGGCCGCTACGGTCTCGCCGACCTTCTCCAACACCTCTTCATGAGTCAATACATAGCCTTCCGGATGCCCGGGCCGCCTAAAAAAAGCACAAAAGCGACACTCGCTAGTGCAAATATTTGTATAGTTAATGTTGCGATCCACAATAAAGGTTACCGTATCATCTGGGAAACGATGACGTCGACAAGCGTCTGCCGCCAAACCCAACGTTAGAATATCTTCTTGTTCCAGAAGCGCCAAGGCTTCTTCTCTTTTCATGCCTGCGACTCCCCCGCAAACACCAGTTGCGGCACCTGCTCAATCAAGTCCAGAGCATGCGCCCGTTGATAAAAGCCCAATAAGGCCTGCTGATGCTTAGGTGTCATATCGTAATTTAAAAGGCCAATATAATGCACAATTTCTGCCGGCGTAAAGCCGTCCCGGCGAATCCAAGCCGCCGCCTCTTCCAAATGCTCCAACCCATAAGTAAAAGCGTCTCTAAGTCGCTGCTGTACTTGTTGCAGTGCCTGGGGTTGCGCTGCGGCAAACTCGCGCCGGGCCACCCAAACCGCATAGACCATGCCGCCTCCAGTCAGTTCCCGCCATTGGCCGCCCATATCATAATAATAATAGCCTTCTTGCTGATGCAAGTACGCCCCCAAGGCATCATCCCCGATAAACAGCACTGCGTCGGCTTCATCCAAAATTCCTTCCGACCACAAAGATGCCGTGGTTTCATAGCGAACTTGGTGCAACCCGTACTGCTGCGCCAGCACAACCTTCAACTGACGATGGGAGGTAGCAGACTTACTTGTCAGCAACACCTTGCCGCCTTCCAGTTTCTCTAGCGGTTTTTTAGAAACAAGTAAGATGCTTTCCAGCGCAGTCTCGGCACTGATTGACAAATTCGGCAAAAGCAGAAGCTTATCTGCATGTTGTGCATAAACAATGGATGAAACCGGACTGACATCCAATTCACCAGCCAACAATTTCCCGTTCAACACGGCCGGTACATCGCAAACAACATCAAGTCCAGCAGCAAAGCCGCCTTCCATTAAGGCATAATCTAAAGGCAAACAGTTCAAAAATTGAATATGTCCTACTCTAGGACGCGTTTCACTCATGTTCATTCCTCCCGTTCCGGCAGGGTTTATAAAAAGTATCCCGTTCCACCGGAATATAGCCGGTTTCTCGGATAATACCGCACAGTTCCTCTTTGGTGATGCCTTTGCGCGTATTACTTCCCGCGGCATGAATAATCTTTTCTTCCATGACAGTTCCGTCCATATCGTCCACGCCAAAAGCCAGCGACAACTGAGCCACCGGCATAGTCAACATCATCCAGAACGATTTGATGTGTTCAAAATTATCCAACACCAGCCTCGCCAAAGCAATCATCTTCAAATC
This genomic window from uncultured Anaeromusa sp. contains:
- a CDS encoding menaquinone biosynthesis protein; protein product: MSETRPRVGHIQFLNCLPLDYALMEGGFAAGLDVVCDVPAVLNGKLLAGELDVSPVSSIVYAQHADKLLLLPNLSISAETALESILLVSKKPLEKLEGGKVLLTSKSATSHRQLKVVLAQQYGLHQVRYETTASLWSEGILDEADAVLFIGDDALGAYLHQQEGYYYYDMGGQWRELTGGGMVYAVWVARREFAAAQPQALQQVQQRLRDAFTYGLEHLEEAAAWIRRDGFTPAEIVHYIGLLNYDMTPKHQQALLGFYQRAHALDLIEQVPQLVFAGESQA
- a CDS encoding MTAP family purine nucleoside phosphorylase, coding for MKVTVQADFAVIGGSGTLSSDFPLGADDPGVVLLEDQLVFETPYGESPPFRLFTVDEKPVLTCKMHGWGRQVSRADASRQIFWVLREAGVRRILGEGGVGTVNHLLDPRDIVIPHDYLDQSMRKDVGLEGHYLLVMRDAICPEMREVLVETAKEHYLGRIFSRGIYAVTDGRHFESPAEIAMLKGHADIVGQSICPEVYLAREIGACFAGLYFVVNYGEGVVKNWSHKDLQDIFYDDAPMLSRILLDTIRHLRAVGECECASLRKETLLKGIYK
- the guaA gene encoding glutamine-hydrolyzing GMP synthase translates to MNAKQNELVLVMDFGGQYNQLIARRVRECNVYCEVFPYTMSIEEIKKMQPKGIIFTGGPNSVYEKDSAVCSADILKLGIPVLGICYGSQLMAHLLGGKVATAPVSEYGKTEVSIKDESSKIFAGVSKETICWMSHTDYIAEAPASFKVTASTPVCPVAAMENEAEKLYAVQFHPEVMHTVEGMKMLHNFIFNVCECNGDWKMDSFVEATIQKLRQKIGGGKVLCALSGGVDSSVAAVLLSKAVGKQLTCVFVDHGLLRKNEGDEVEAIFGPDGHYDLNFIRVNVKERFYAKLKGVTDPETKRKIIGEEFIRVFEDEAKKIGKVDFLVQGTIYPDVIESGLGKSAVIKSHHNVGGLPDYVDFKEIVEPLRLLFKDEVRKAGRELQIPEYLVSRQPFPGPGLGIRIIGEVTEEKVQIVQDADAIYREEVAKAGVAKDLGQYFAALTNMRSVGVMGDGRTYDYAIALRAVMTSDFMTAESAQLPWEVLAIVTSRIVNEVKGVNRVLYDCTGKPPATIEFE
- the mqnC gene encoding cyclic dehypoxanthinyl futalosine synthase; amino-acid sequence: MKREEALALLEQEDILTLGLAADACRRHRFPDDTVTFIVDRNINYTNICTSECRFCAFFRRPGHPEGYVLTHEEVLEKVGETVAAGGTQILMQGGLHPDLPFSWYLDLVRAIKARYNIVIHSFSPTEILYFSRQSGLSIPEVLRQLREAGLDSLPGGGAEILVDEIRQRVSPKKISSGEWLDVMRQAQLLGFGTTATMVIGMGESRAQRLEHLDKIKRLQEETGGFRAFILWTYQPGNNELGGEKISSWEYLRTLAVARLYLDNIHTVQGSWVTQGKEIGQLTLAFGANDLGSVMLEENVVKAAGTSHAMNVESMVRLIRQAGRRPAQRNTVYEIIKRFDGEVGA
- a CDS encoding IS3 family transposase, which gives rise to MRAKYRVVERLRNKYPVQSLCRILEITRSGYYAWRKRIYDPDQDAWLKKQVMACQQQCNFTYGYRRVRLWIQQQTGRILNAKPVLRIMRKLDVLAQIRRARPYTYYKQAIHRYENLLQRQFYQEKPNCFWATDITYIPTAQGMAYMCAVIDLCGKMVLNYRIGNDMTVSLVTDTIQDALKNEKATDGLALHSDQGSQYTSSAYYNLSKEYHFQPSMSNRGCPYDNSSMENFFGTLKAECLNRMTFPNREFLSEIVAEYVSFYNYERINLKNGLTPYEIRSKAM